In the Malaya genurostris strain Urasoe2022 chromosome 1, Malgen_1.1, whole genome shotgun sequence genome, one interval contains:
- the LOC131440228 gene encoding uncharacterized protein LOC131440228 isoform X1, translating to MLRRDQSTPCSSTSSPVDGTVAVRDLRSKSTDELRVDRKERMYMPVGINQIKEEASDPDIQADSEVSLDANSTLAQVLEDFSNDEAPHEPEIEIKTHSRSLDDTFRKQQHSASQKAIQFQLGNISYHLADQMFKATPMNLLTKDMLEQKITEKDPDLVYRKHHNNNSTWSRYMPMYYKGVKQNYVRCLECGWLVLHKASTGTGSLLRHKCKIKLPSGVEVKIEQQPASNRNLPVKASAAVGPTPSHAVKFQTTQMPQNVVDDLVRQQACFLYKDLSSVDMFDSVSFRTFAQMLVNIGVFYGQQDVGFLADKSSLLERVIPSIYQQARAQLNQALLDCDLSYSFNMFRNEAEQKTYVTINSYTIAEDYYFRKINVKTVPFDDVPSFIDQLPLIVSEMLEREQAEPLKLVCGTKIEAPRAAEFEVIPCVVTALWETMKKIMHIFQYDSEQYVEKIFVLDDNDDEEDTIKKILAPFKEPIKSLTSDGNVTISEVVLWKKKLEKHFRMEEDDDESMKTIKQTFQSQFKRNSKLHDYHKIAVFLDPKFKGLRFLTEEERNDTLAIVKQQLQRDQDGIEQLKKIYSCGKKNNIEIRKETKFYEFMDASLEVESADVVDDEIRQYVDIKLETPVDILSYWRNENAFPLLKKLCQRILNIPAACDDMKLRFGRAEQRDFFKKRTVLRNEEIDMMLYLNQNGP from the exons ATGCTGCGGCGTGATCAATCAACACCATGTTCATCGACGTCATCTCCGGTGGACGGTACGGTGGCAGTGCGTGACTTACGGAGTAAAAGTACGGACGAGTTGAGGGTTGACCGGAAGGAGAGAATGTATATGCCGGTCGGTATTAATCAGATCAAGGAAGAAGCATCGGATCCCGATATTCAG GCTGACTCAGAAGTATCGCTCGATGCGAATAGTACGCTTGCCCAGGTGTTGGAGGATTTTTCTAACGACGAAGCACCTCacgaaccggaaatcgaaatCAAAACACACTCACGCTCGTTGGACGACACGTTTCGGAAGCAGCAGCATAGTGCGTCGCAGAAAGCCATACAGTTTCAGCTTGGAAATATCTCCTATCATTTGGCGGATCAGATGTTCAAGGCGACACCAATGAATCTGCTCACAAAAGATATGCTAGAGCAGAAGATTACGGAGAAAGATCCTGATCTGGTTTATCGAAAGCATCACAATAACAATAGCACGTGGTCCAGGTACATGCCGATGTACTACAAAGGAGTTAAACAAAACTACGTTCGTTGTTTGGAGTGCGGTTGGTTGGTGTTGCACAAGGCTAGCACCGGTACGGGATCATTGTTGAGACACAAATGTAAGATTAAGCTTCCCTCCGGGGTGGAGGTAAAAATCGAACAACAACCTGCGTCCAACAGGAATCTTCCGGTGAAAGCATCGGCTGCGGTCGGCCCTACACCATCCCACGCGGTTAAGTTTCAGACAACTCAAATGCCACAAAATGTGGTAGACGATCTTGTCCGACAGCAGGCCTGCTTCCTGTACAAGGATCTCAGCAGCGTGGATATGTTCGACAGTGTCAGTTTCAGAACGTTCGCTCAGATGTTGGTTAATATTGGAGTATTTTACGGTCAACAAGACGTTGGATTTCTCGCTGACAAATCAAGCTTACTCGAACGGGTTATTCCTTCGATTTACCAGCAAGCAAGAGCCCAACTAAACCAAGCTTTGCTGGATTGTGATCTTAGCTATAGTTTCAATATGTTTCGAAACGAAGCAGAACAGAAAACGTATGTTACTATAAACTCTTACACTATAGCAGAAGACTACTATTTTCGTAAAATAAATGTCAAGACTGTGCCCTTTGACGATGTGCCGTCGTTCATCGATCAATTACCTCTTATCGTATCTGAGATGTTAGAACGGGAGCAGGCTGAGCCCCTCAAGTTGGTATGTGGTACGAAAATAGAAGCCCCGCGGGCTGCTGAATTCGAAGTGATTCCTTGTGTTGTGACAGCTCTCTgggaaacgatgaaaaaaattatgcatATTTTCCAGTACGATAGTGAGCAGTACGTGGAGAAAATTTTTGTATTAGACGATAATGACGACGAAGAagatacaattaaaaaaattttggctCCGTTTAAGGAACCAATCAAAAGTCTGACTTCGGATGGAAACGTAACTATCAGTGAGGTAGtcctctggaaaaagaagctggAAAAACACTTCCGcatggaagaagatgatgacgagagcATGAAGACTATTAAACAAACATTCCAGTCGCAGTTTAAGCGTAACTCTAAGCTGCACGACTATCATAAAATCGCGGTTTTTCTCGACCCGAAATTCAAGGGACTTAGATTCCTCACCGAGGAGGAACGAAACGATACGCTGGCTATCGTAAAGCAACAACTACAGCGCGACCAGGATGGTATAGAGCAgctgaaaaaaatttactcgtgtGGCAAAAAGAATAATATCGAAATCCGAAAAGAAACCAAGTTCTACGAGTTCATGGATGCCTCCCTAGAGGTTGAAAGTGCCGACGTAGTGGACGATGAGATCCGCCAGTACGTCGACATTAAGCTCGAAACACCGGTGGACATTCTGAGTTACTGGCGTAACGAAAATGCATTCCCCTTGCTGAAGAAACTCTGTCAGCGGATACTAAACATTCCGGCTGCCTGTGATGATATGAAGCTGCGATTCGGCCGAGCCGAGCAGCGCGATTTTTTCAAGAAACGAACTGTGCTAAGAAACGAAGAAATTGATATGATGCTTTATCTGAATCAGAATGGTCCGTGA
- the LOC131440228 gene encoding uncharacterized protein LOC131440228 isoform X2 — MADSEVSLDANSTLAQVLEDFSNDEAPHEPEIEIKTHSRSLDDTFRKQQHSASQKAIQFQLGNISYHLADQMFKATPMNLLTKDMLEQKITEKDPDLVYRKHHNNNSTWSRYMPMYYKGVKQNYVRCLECGWLVLHKASTGTGSLLRHKCKIKLPSGVEVKIEQQPASNRNLPVKASAAVGPTPSHAVKFQTTQMPQNVVDDLVRQQACFLYKDLSSVDMFDSVSFRTFAQMLVNIGVFYGQQDVGFLADKSSLLERVIPSIYQQARAQLNQALLDCDLSYSFNMFRNEAEQKTYVTINSYTIAEDYYFRKINVKTVPFDDVPSFIDQLPLIVSEMLEREQAEPLKLVCGTKIEAPRAAEFEVIPCVVTALWETMKKIMHIFQYDSEQYVEKIFVLDDNDDEEDTIKKILAPFKEPIKSLTSDGNVTISEVVLWKKKLEKHFRMEEDDDESMKTIKQTFQSQFKRNSKLHDYHKIAVFLDPKFKGLRFLTEEERNDTLAIVKQQLQRDQDGIEQLKKIYSCGKKNNIEIRKETKFYEFMDASLEVESADVVDDEIRQYVDIKLETPVDILSYWRNENAFPLLKKLCQRILNIPAACDDMKLRFGRAEQRDFFKKRTVLRNEEIDMMLYLNQNGP, encoded by the exons ATG GCTGACTCAGAAGTATCGCTCGATGCGAATAGTACGCTTGCCCAGGTGTTGGAGGATTTTTCTAACGACGAAGCACCTCacgaaccggaaatcgaaatCAAAACACACTCACGCTCGTTGGACGACACGTTTCGGAAGCAGCAGCATAGTGCGTCGCAGAAAGCCATACAGTTTCAGCTTGGAAATATCTCCTATCATTTGGCGGATCAGATGTTCAAGGCGACACCAATGAATCTGCTCACAAAAGATATGCTAGAGCAGAAGATTACGGAGAAAGATCCTGATCTGGTTTATCGAAAGCATCACAATAACAATAGCACGTGGTCCAGGTACATGCCGATGTACTACAAAGGAGTTAAACAAAACTACGTTCGTTGTTTGGAGTGCGGTTGGTTGGTGTTGCACAAGGCTAGCACCGGTACGGGATCATTGTTGAGACACAAATGTAAGATTAAGCTTCCCTCCGGGGTGGAGGTAAAAATCGAACAACAACCTGCGTCCAACAGGAATCTTCCGGTGAAAGCATCGGCTGCGGTCGGCCCTACACCATCCCACGCGGTTAAGTTTCAGACAACTCAAATGCCACAAAATGTGGTAGACGATCTTGTCCGACAGCAGGCCTGCTTCCTGTACAAGGATCTCAGCAGCGTGGATATGTTCGACAGTGTCAGTTTCAGAACGTTCGCTCAGATGTTGGTTAATATTGGAGTATTTTACGGTCAACAAGACGTTGGATTTCTCGCTGACAAATCAAGCTTACTCGAACGGGTTATTCCTTCGATTTACCAGCAAGCAAGAGCCCAACTAAACCAAGCTTTGCTGGATTGTGATCTTAGCTATAGTTTCAATATGTTTCGAAACGAAGCAGAACAGAAAACGTATGTTACTATAAACTCTTACACTATAGCAGAAGACTACTATTTTCGTAAAATAAATGTCAAGACTGTGCCCTTTGACGATGTGCCGTCGTTCATCGATCAATTACCTCTTATCGTATCTGAGATGTTAGAACGGGAGCAGGCTGAGCCCCTCAAGTTGGTATGTGGTACGAAAATAGAAGCCCCGCGGGCTGCTGAATTCGAAGTGATTCCTTGTGTTGTGACAGCTCTCTgggaaacgatgaaaaaaattatgcatATTTTCCAGTACGATAGTGAGCAGTACGTGGAGAAAATTTTTGTATTAGACGATAATGACGACGAAGAagatacaattaaaaaaattttggctCCGTTTAAGGAACCAATCAAAAGTCTGACTTCGGATGGAAACGTAACTATCAGTGAGGTAGtcctctggaaaaagaagctggAAAAACACTTCCGcatggaagaagatgatgacgagagcATGAAGACTATTAAACAAACATTCCAGTCGCAGTTTAAGCGTAACTCTAAGCTGCACGACTATCATAAAATCGCGGTTTTTCTCGACCCGAAATTCAAGGGACTTAGATTCCTCACCGAGGAGGAACGAAACGATACGCTGGCTATCGTAAAGCAACAACTACAGCGCGACCAGGATGGTATAGAGCAgctgaaaaaaatttactcgtgtGGCAAAAAGAATAATATCGAAATCCGAAAAGAAACCAAGTTCTACGAGTTCATGGATGCCTCCCTAGAGGTTGAAAGTGCCGACGTAGTGGACGATGAGATCCGCCAGTACGTCGACATTAAGCTCGAAACACCGGTGGACATTCTGAGTTACTGGCGTAACGAAAATGCATTCCCCTTGCTGAAGAAACTCTGTCAGCGGATACTAAACATTCCGGCTGCCTGTGATGATATGAAGCTGCGATTCGGCCGAGCCGAGCAGCGCGATTTTTTCAAGAAACGAACTGTGCTAAGAAACGAAGAAATTGATATGATGCTTTATCTGAATCAGAATGGTCCGTGA